CCCTTCCCCGGCCGTCCTCGCGCACCCACCTACCGGGGCCGGCTCAGAACCAGCTGGTGAAGTcgagcagctcctgctcctcGGGGCTGAGCGGGTCGTAGGAACCCTCGTCGGAGGAGTAGGAGGAGACGGGGGAACCCGCCATGGAGTTCATGTCGTGGGAGTAACCGGGCGAGATGGTGGGAGACAGCACGCCGGCCTGGAAGGCGGCGCTGACGGCGTCGTGTTCGTcgagcagctgctgcagggctcgAATGTACTCGACGGCGGAGCGCAGCGTCTCTACTTTGCTCATCTTCTTGTTGGCCGCGCCGTTGGGGACGTGCTCG
The window above is part of the Meleagris gallopavo isolate NT-WF06-2002-E0010 breed Aviagen turkey brand Nicholas breeding stock unplaced genomic scaffold, Turkey_5.1 ChrUn_random_7180001899592, whole genome shotgun sequence genome. Proteins encoded here:
- the ASCL1 gene encoding achaete-scute homolog 1, which gives rise to GYSLPQQQPAAVARRNERERNRVKLVNLGFATLREHVPNGAANKKMSKVETLRSAVEYIRALQQLLDEHDAVSAAFQAGVLSPTISPGYSHDMNSMAGSPVSSYSSDEGSYDPLSPEEQELLDFTSWF